A stretch of the Haloarcula ordinaria genome encodes the following:
- a CDS encoding alpha-ketoacid dehydrogenase subunit beta, with translation MSAGSQNLTLVQAVRDGLYGELERDEDVLVLGEDVGRNGGVFRATQGLYEEFGEDRVVDTPLAEGGIVGTAIGMAAYGLRPVPEIQFSGFMYPAFDQLVSHAARLRTRSRGRYTCPLTVRAPYGGGIRAPEHHSESKEAFYVHEPGLKVVVPSTPRETKGLLAASIRDPDPVVFLEPKLIYRAFREEVPDEPYTIELGEADVKRAGTDVSVFTWGAMIRPTMEAAEHLAEEGIDVEVVDLRTLSPMDTDAIVESFEKTGRGVVVHEAPKTGGLAGEIIATIQEEALLYQEAPITRVTGFDVPYPLYALEDYYLPEPARIEDGIREAVEF, from the coding sequence ATGAGCGCCGGGAGCCAGAACCTCACGCTGGTCCAGGCGGTCCGAGACGGTCTCTACGGCGAGCTGGAGCGCGACGAGGACGTGCTCGTGCTGGGCGAGGACGTCGGGCGCAACGGCGGCGTCTTCCGGGCGACACAGGGCCTCTACGAGGAGTTCGGCGAGGACCGGGTCGTCGACACCCCGCTCGCCGAGGGCGGCATCGTCGGCACCGCCATCGGGATGGCGGCCTACGGCCTGCGGCCGGTCCCCGAGATACAGTTCTCCGGGTTCATGTACCCCGCCTTCGACCAGCTCGTCAGTCACGCCGCACGCCTGCGCACCCGAAGCCGGGGGCGGTACACCTGTCCGTTGACGGTTCGGGCCCCCTACGGCGGCGGCATCCGCGCGCCCGAGCACCACTCCGAGTCGAAGGAGGCGTTCTACGTCCACGAACCGGGGCTGAAGGTCGTCGTTCCCTCGACGCCCCGCGAGACCAAGGGGCTGCTCGCAGCGTCCATCCGCGACCCCGATCCCGTCGTCTTCCTCGAACCGAAGCTCATCTACCGAGCGTTCCGCGAGGAGGTCCCCGACGAGCCCTACACCATCGAACTCGGCGAGGCGGACGTGAAACGGGCGGGCACCGACGTCTCGGTGTTCACCTGGGGCGCGATGATCCGACCGACGATGGAGGCCGCCGAGCACCTGGCCGAGGAGGGCATCGACGTCGAGGTGGTCGACCTGCGGACGCTCTCGCCGATGGACACCGACGCCATCGTCGAGTCGTTCGAGAAGACCGGCCGCGGGGTGGTGGTCCACGAGGCCCCCAAGACCGGTGGACTGGCCGGCGAGATAATCGCGACCATCCAGGAGGAGGCGCTGCTCTACCAGGAGGCCCCCATCACGCGAGTTACCGGCTTCGACGTGCCGTACCCGCTCTACGCCCTGGAGGACTACTACCTCCCCGAACCCGCCCGCATCGAGGACGGCATCAGAGAAGCGGTCGAGTTCTGA
- a CDS encoding CheF family chemotaxis protein encodes MSSVLADFTGTFAAETPAWDGPVDGRILLGKGQLVLAAGDDDTVRIPLDSVFDVSVGSTPNFFDPMPGTPVTVAYRERDNRLAVAVAADEGTIEKFVTVLYKAMLNGTDVTLKHPAKVGGRVTDAEFKGGLLSLQTGAVEFDTDEGPVTIPLDSVIDFDRMERAVDGTTRPVLVVSHMDGGTALTTLAAIDSNRKLSILGRYLRRVYQRVIDSLSQLSLSEAETEALATIYSTGDMDVSLSSVLDTEPKQVKRLLHALHEKGLIESKDGGPVLTAKGQIVVTHYLERVNT; translated from the coding sequence ATGTCATCGGTACTCGCGGATTTCACGGGGACGTTCGCCGCCGAGACCCCGGCGTGGGACGGCCCCGTCGACGGGCGGATTCTCCTCGGCAAGGGACAGCTCGTCCTGGCGGCGGGTGACGACGACACGGTACGCATCCCGCTCGACTCGGTGTTCGACGTCTCGGTCGGGAGCACGCCCAACTTCTTCGACCCGATGCCGGGCACGCCGGTGACCGTCGCCTATCGGGAGCGAGACAACCGTCTGGCCGTCGCTGTCGCCGCCGACGAGGGCACCATCGAGAAGTTCGTCACGGTGCTGTACAAGGCGATGCTGAACGGGACCGACGTGACGCTCAAGCACCCGGCGAAGGTCGGCGGCCGGGTCACCGACGCCGAGTTCAAGGGCGGCCTGCTCTCCTTGCAGACCGGCGCGGTCGAGTTCGACACCGACGAGGGGCCGGTGACGATTCCGCTCGACTCGGTCATCGACTTCGACCGGATGGAGCGGGCCGTCGATGGGACGACCCGGCCGGTGCTGGTCGTCAGCCACATGGACGGCGGGACGGCGCTGACGACGCTCGCGGCCATCGACTCCAACCGCAAGCTCTCGATACTCGGGCGGTACCTCCGTCGGGTCTACCAGCGCGTCATCGACTCGCTCTCGCAGCTGTCCCTCTCCGAAGCGGAGACGGAGGCGCTGGCGACCATCTACTCGACCGGCGACATGGACGTCTCGCTGTCGAGCGTGCTGGACACCGAGCCAAAACAGGTCAAACGCCTCTTGCACGCGCTCCACGAGAAGGGGCTCATCGAGTCGAAGGACGGCGGGCCGGTGCTGACCGCGAAGGGGCAGATCGTGGTCACGCACTACCTCGAACGGGTCAACACGTAA
- the lpdA gene encoding dihydrolipoyl dehydrogenase gives MVVGDVTTGTELLVIGGGPGGYVAAIRAAQLGLDTTLVEKADIGGSCLNHGCIPSKAYISAADVAHGAGHAEDMGVFADPVVDMAGMRSWKDGIVTRLTKGVESLCTAAGVNLISGTASFVDEETVRVAHGGEGQGSESIAFEQCVVATGSRPIEIPGFAFTDEPILSSREALALESVPDELVVVGAGYIGMELSTVFAKLGASVTVVEVLDDVLPGYEDDVSRVVRERAESLGIDFRFGEAARDWEATDDGIRVQTTDEDDEVVEYAAEKCLVAVGREPVTDTLGLEAIELEPDDDGFLPTDEQARTDVEGVFAVGDVAGEPMLAHKGMAEGEVAAEVAAGEPAALDHQAIPAAVFTDPEIGTVGLTEAEAEAEGFDPVVGRMSMRASGRALTLDEKEGFVRVVADADTEFLLGAQIVGPEASELVAELGLGIEMGARLEDIAATVHVHPTLSEAVHEAAKAARGEAIHTR, from the coding sequence ATGGTCGTCGGAGACGTCACAACGGGGACGGAACTGCTCGTAATCGGCGGCGGGCCGGGCGGCTACGTCGCCGCGATACGGGCCGCACAGCTCGGACTGGACACCACGCTGGTCGAGAAAGCCGACATCGGCGGGTCCTGTCTGAACCACGGCTGTATCCCCTCGAAGGCGTACATCTCAGCCGCCGACGTCGCCCACGGCGCCGGACACGCGGAGGACATGGGCGTGTTCGCGGACCCGGTCGTCGACATGGCCGGCATGAGATCCTGGAAAGACGGAATCGTCACCCGCCTGACGAAGGGCGTCGAGTCGCTGTGTACGGCCGCCGGCGTCAACCTGATTTCGGGGACCGCCTCGTTCGTCGACGAGGAGACGGTCCGGGTCGCCCACGGCGGCGAGGGGCAGGGCTCGGAATCCATCGCCTTCGAGCAGTGCGTCGTCGCCACGGGCAGTCGTCCCATCGAGATTCCGGGCTTCGCGTTCACGGACGAGCCCATCCTCTCGTCGCGTGAGGCGCTGGCACTGGAGTCGGTGCCCGACGAACTCGTCGTCGTGGGTGCGGGCTACATCGGGATGGAACTGTCGACGGTGTTCGCGAAACTGGGCGCGTCGGTCACCGTCGTCGAGGTACTCGATGACGTGCTGCCGGGCTACGAGGACGACGTCTCGCGGGTCGTCCGCGAGCGCGCCGAGTCGCTGGGTATCGACTTCCGCTTCGGCGAGGCCGCTCGCGACTGGGAGGCGACGGACGACGGCATCCGCGTCCAGACCACCGACGAGGACGACGAAGTGGTCGAGTACGCCGCCGAGAAGTGCCTGGTCGCGGTCGGTCGCGAGCCGGTCACCGACACGCTCGGTCTCGAGGCCATCGAGCTCGAACCCGACGACGACGGTTTTCTCCCCACCGACGAGCAGGCCCGGACCGACGTCGAGGGCGTCTTCGCGGTGGGCGACGTCGCCGGCGAACCGATGCTGGCCCACAAGGGCATGGCCGAGGGCGAAGTCGCCGCCGAAGTCGCCGCCGGCGAACCCGCCGCGCTGGACCACCAGGCAATCCCCGCAGCGGTGTTCACCGACCCCGAAATCGGCACCGTAGGCCTGACGGAAGCGGAGGCCGAGGCCGAGGGATTCGACCCCGTCGTCGGCCGGATGTCGATGCGAGCGAGCGGGCGTGCGCTCACGCTCGACGAGAAAGAGGGGTTCGTGCGTGTCGTCGCCGACGCCGACACGGAGTTCCTGCTGGGCGCGCAGATCGTTGGCCCGGAGGCCTCCGAGCTCGTCGCCGAGCTCGGCCTGGGTATCGAGATGGGTGCGCGACTCGAAGACATCGCCGCCACGGTGCACGTCCACCCAACGCTCTCGGAGGCCGTCCACGAGGCGGCGAAGGCCGCCCGGGGCGAGGCCATCCACACCCGCTGA
- a CDS encoding 2-oxo acid dehydrogenase subunit E2 has translation MFEFKLPDLGEGVAEGEVLEWHVAPGDRVSEDDLLAEVETDKAAVDVPSPVDGVVRELRADPGDVVAVGEVIVTIDEDGDGEAESTEPAPEPDSGTASTDGETSGRVFAAPSVRRLARESDVDITDVEGTGPGGRITEADVEAAADASDSGVESAVSRVSDEDEAVKSAVSRVSDDADAEAADGTAVKSAVRRVSADEAAPRGGERRERTLATPATRRLARELGVDIDSVPTDQTRDGEPYVDQATVQAYAEARSTEADATDAAAETTPSGAKPERREPYRGVRRTIGEQMARSRREVPHATHHDRVEVSALVEARERLEPLAEERDVDLTYTPFVLKCVAAALEQHPVLNTELDTDAEEVVYKDYYDIGVATATDHGLMVPVVENVDGKGLLALASDVNDLTARARSRDIERSEMQGGTFTVTNFGTLGGEYADPVINVPETAILGVGALKERPVVEDGEVVARPTLPLSLAIDHRVVDGADAARFVNTLKTYLADPTRLLLE, from the coding sequence ATGTTCGAGTTCAAACTCCCCGACCTCGGCGAGGGCGTCGCCGAGGGCGAGGTGCTCGAGTGGCACGTCGCGCCGGGCGACCGCGTCAGCGAGGACGACCTGCTCGCCGAGGTCGAGACCGACAAGGCCGCCGTCGACGTGCCCTCGCCGGTCGACGGCGTCGTCCGCGAGCTCCGCGCCGACCCGGGCGACGTCGTCGCGGTCGGCGAGGTCATCGTCACCATCGACGAGGACGGCGACGGCGAGGCCGAATCCACGGAGCCGGCACCCGAGCCCGACTCGGGAACGGCGTCGACCGACGGCGAGACGAGCGGTCGGGTCTTCGCCGCGCCGAGTGTCCGCCGCCTCGCCCGCGAGTCGGACGTCGACATCACGGACGTCGAGGGGACCGGCCCCGGCGGCCGAATCACCGAAGCCGACGTGGAAGCGGCCGCGGACGCGAGCGACAGCGGGGTGGAATCCGCCGTCTCGCGCGTCTCCGACGAGGACGAGGCGGTGAAATCGGCAGTCAGCCGTGTCTCGGACGACGCCGACGCGGAGGCAGCCGACGGGACCGCCGTGAAGTCGGCCGTCCGCCGGGTGTCGGCGGACGAGGCCGCCCCTCGCGGCGGCGAGCGCCGCGAGCGGACGCTGGCGACGCCGGCGACGCGCCGGCTCGCCCGCGAGCTCGGCGTCGACATCGACAGCGTGCCGACCGACCAGACCCGCGACGGCGAGCCGTACGTCGACCAGGCGACGGTGCAAGCGTACGCGGAGGCTCGCTCGACGGAAGCGGACGCCACAGACGCGGCGGCCGAGACGACGCCATCGGGCGCGAAACCCGAGCGGCGCGAGCCCTACCGCGGCGTCCGACGCACCATCGGCGAACAGATGGCCCGCTCCCGCCGGGAGGTTCCCCACGCGACCCACCACGACCGCGTCGAGGTGTCGGCCCTGGTCGAGGCCCGCGAGCGCCTCGAACCGCTCGCTGAGGAACGGGACGTCGACCTGACCTACACCCCCTTCGTCCTGAAGTGCGTCGCCGCCGCGCTCGAACAGCACCCGGTGTTGAACACCGAACTCGACACGGACGCCGAGGAAGTCGTCTACAAGGACTACTACGACATCGGCGTCGCGACGGCGACTGACCACGGCCTGATGGTCCCCGTCGTCGAGAACGTCGACGGCAAGGGCCTGCTGGCGCTCGCGAGCGACGTGAACGACCTCACGGCGCGGGCCCGTTCGCGGGACATCGAACGGTCGGAGATGCAGGGCGGGACGTTCACCGTGACGAACTTCGGGACCCTCGGCGGCGAGTACGCCGACCCGGTCATCAACGTGCCCGAGACGGCGATTCTCGGCGTCGGCGCGCTGAAAGAGCGCCCCGTCGTCGAGGACGGCGAGGTGGTCGCCCGGCCGACGCTGCCGCTCTCGCTGGCCATCGACCATCGCGTCGTCGACGGCGCGGACGCCGCGCGGTTCGTCAACACGCTCAAGACATACCTGGCGGACCCGACGCGGTTGCTGCTGGAGTGA
- a CDS encoding aldo/keto reductase: MVTNESGTFDIGGDLTVKRLGFGAMRITGDGIIGEPDDVANARAVLERAVELGVDFIDTADSYGPGVSERLIGETLDTEREDLVIATKGGLLRNTDTDWLPHGDPNYLRNAQLCSRDRLRMDPIDLYQYHRPDPDTPFEESVQTLAELKDEGLVRHVGLSNVSVDQLDRARDIVDIATVQNRYNITDRDSEAVLEACEEYGVGFIPWFPLGAGSVGEVEGIDAVAERHDATRHQIALAWLLEHSDVTLPIPGTADLDHLEQNVAASAIDLTDEDMAQLR, from the coding sequence ATGGTCACGAACGAGAGCGGGACATTCGACATCGGCGGCGACCTCACGGTCAAACGACTGGGCTTCGGTGCGATGCGCATCACCGGCGACGGTATCATCGGCGAACCGGACGACGTCGCGAACGCCCGGGCGGTCCTGGAGCGGGCGGTCGAACTCGGTGTGGACTTCATCGACACCGCGGACTCCTACGGGCCCGGCGTCTCGGAGCGACTCATCGGGGAGACGCTCGACACGGAGCGCGAGGACCTCGTCATCGCGACGAAGGGGGGCCTGCTACGCAACACCGACACGGACTGGCTCCCCCACGGCGACCCGAACTACCTGCGTAACGCCCAGCTGTGCTCGCGGGACCGCCTCCGGATGGACCCTATCGACCTCTATCAGTACCACCGGCCCGACCCCGACACCCCGTTCGAGGAGTCGGTACAGACGCTCGCGGAGCTGAAAGACGAGGGGCTGGTGCGCCACGTCGGCCTCTCGAACGTCTCGGTCGACCAGCTAGACCGGGCGCGGGATATCGTCGACATCGCGACGGTCCAGAACCGCTACAACATCACCGACCGGGACAGCGAGGCGGTCCTCGAAGCGTGTGAGGAGTACGGCGTCGGTTTCATCCCGTGGTTCCCGCTCGGGGCCGGGAGCGTCGGCGAGGTCGAGGGCATCGACGCGGTGGCCGAGCGCCACGACGCCACCCGCCACCAGATTGCCCTGGCGTGGCTGCTCGAACACTCGGACGTGACGCTGCCGATTCCCGGCACGGCGGACCTCGACCACCTGGAACAGAACGTCGCCGCCAGCGCGATCGACCTCACCGACGAGGACATGGCGCAACTGCGCTGA